The following coding sequences are from one Penaeus monodon isolate SGIC_2016 chromosome 21, NSTDA_Pmon_1, whole genome shotgun sequence window:
- the LOC119586133 gene encoding facilitated trehalose transporter Tret1-2 homolog, translating to MNIQLDIRWSTWSSQLRREHFADEAQSAPGLENVAGEAAASRWMVGAAXXXXXXXXXVAAGTAGGVDGAYTKVKPPFLPPPQVYGTLATALTHMGMGTILGFSGITLPQLTDSTSNDLVLNTFQVAIFSSVINLGAAVGCIAGGVPLVRIGQRLTLLMVLPVALLAWLTLFTSQYVWAIVAARAVLGIAMGIMASSSVNYIVELADSSLRGRLVAMLNISRYLGYLFIYAVGSSALTWREVALVCGCVTTVPPFVGLLFLPDSPRWLATRDRLEEARRSLVFFRGPDYDSIQELNSILAQLDQSVGSCKSTRDQLRRMRQPAILRSSMIIAFLHLTMAFSGSFVVSAYLVTIFDAAHVNLSSYYSAVVIGLVRIVGVFVNILFIDVIGRKPLLITSCSVCGACLFMLGGFFYDQTFKIEFSEMWVPLACLSIYIFFSSLGFPVVELVLGEFLPTTVRATAVSILYTILFVGVFAAVQTYPYVADAVGKYGAFWVYGVCNFLMAIVSALTLTETRGQTLEQISQQQQQQARS from the exons ATGAACATACAGCTGGATATTAGATGGTCGACTTGGTCTTCACAATTGAG AAGAGAACACTTTGCTGACGAGGCGCAATCAGCACCAGGCCTGGAGAACGTCGCAGGAGAGGCGGCCGCGTCCAGGTGGATGGTGGGCGCTGCANNNNNNNNNNNNNNNNNNNNNNNNNGCGTGGCCGCAGGAACCGCGGGCGGGGTCGATGGGGC CTATACAAAAGTGaaacccccattcctccccccccctcaggtGTACGGCACCCTGGCCACCGCCCTCACCCACATGGGTATGGGTACAATCCTCGGCTTTTCGGGCATCACTCTTCCCCAACTCACGGACTCGACCTCGAATGACCTCGTGCTGAATACCTTCCAAGTTGCCATATTTA GCAGCGTGATCAACCTCGGGGCCGCCGTCGGGTGCATCGCCGGGGGCGTCCCCCTGGTGCGGATCGGCCAGAGACTCACGCTGCTCATGGTCCTGCCGGTGGCGCTGTTGGCCTGGCTCACCCTCTTCACCTCGCAGTACGTCTGGGCGATCGTGGCTGCCCGGGCCGTGCTGGGCATCGCCATGGGCATCATGGCCAGCTCGTCTGTGAACTACATCGTGGAGCTGGCGGACAGTAGTCTCCGGGGCAGACTAGTGGCCATGCTAAACATCTCGCGGTACCTGGGTTACCTGTTCATCTACGCCGTGGGCAGCTCGGCCCTGACGTGGCGGGAGGTGGCCCTCGTGTGCGGCTGCGTCACCACCGTCCCGCCCTTCGTCGGGCTGCTCTTCCTGCCCGACTCGCCGCGGTGGCTAGCGACGCGGGACCGTCTCGAGGAAGCCCGCCGCTCTCTCGTGTTCTTCAGAGGCCCCGACTACGACTCCATCCAGGAACTGAACAGCATCCTGGCGCAGCTGGACCAGAGCGTAGGAAGCTGCAAGAGCACGAGGGACCAGCTGCGGCGCATGCGGCAGCCGGCCATCCTGCGCAGTTCCATGATCATCGCCTTCTTGCACCTTACCATGGCCTTCTCTGGCAGCTTCGTGGTCAGCGCCTACCTCGTCACCATCTTCGACGCGGCGCACGTCAACCTCAGCTCCTACTACAGCGCCGTCGTCATCGGTTTGGTTCGCATCGTCGGGGTTTTCGTCAACATCTTGTTCATCGACGTGATCGGCCGGAAGCCCCTGCTCATCACCTCGTGCTCCGTGTGCGGGGCCTGCCTCTTCATGCTCGGAGGCTTCTTCTACGACCAGACCTTCAAGATCGAGTTCAGCGAGATGTGGGTCCCCCTCGCCTGCCTCTCCATCTACATATTCTTCTCGTCCTTGGGCTTCCCCGTCGTCGAGCTCGTCCTCGGCGAGTTCCTCCCGACGACCGTCCGCGCCACAGCCGTGTCCATCCTCTACACGATCCTCTTCGTGGGCGTGTTCGCTGCCGTGCAAACGTACCCCTACGTAGCGGACGCCGTGGGCAAGTACGGAGCCTTCTGGGTGTACGGCGTCTGCAACTTCTTGATGGCGATCGTCAGTGCCCTCACGCTGACGGAGACGCGCGGCCAGACCCTCGAACAGATCtcgcagcagcagcaacaacaggcGCGGAGTTAA
- the LOC119586766 gene encoding FRAS1-related extracellular matrix protein 2-like, with the protein MIVTATLMSAWAGRASAQGSYSYAEDYSGDYGDYESRDSYSYEDYGEYGDEYGDNALWDDDRTSHYGANLYGTRTTQYDTKTTLVSSGHSPFHSTSSLYPESTLAPSTPSSTYYKTSYSTLSYSETGVTPYPRARVPVQSSGYDSQRPVYDPSPENAPSSPLLPALTDEFGDSQPSFGAVGVPGDADLFERTDDDYYYEGRFSVGTAKSAYNEQDLLEEKDIILVNRRLDVPFGRVKYLNSETDLKIKVGEGHRCRVTVIENEPITQRPGMLTPSNFSCDFSLHEVHYTHLGGRYPSSDTIKLLLRYDTRQDTFIIPFTMNVKVLYDMQLEVVTLNMPLNVDQLFGTSNDIDRSNTMFAYDEIRHECKITLLHRHSDLPRYGVVITDEGDTPSGYMVPCQQFLESGVRYRHTVVPSTRLDYIPAVAELYDIASMTLHKQEYFQFPVRLRAGTANTAPSVSYESLLLMDVNQFVMTALTPSIVTILDEETALERLIFNVTKPLGYGEGMLVSTDDQNLAVSSFYQQDIRDLKIAYKPPAEDSNAKRTFEVEFEVLDDEGLASQPFRMMIIVNPKKTRAPLTMKNAGLELFEGQSRRLSSAENLEIADEDNLEDVSLSVIGGLKHGRLLLMGAPTKIFSPADLDTGAVVYEHDDSETYTDNLLLRMSDKDHEVEFLFPITIFPEDDQPPIAHVNTGFQVKKGELKEITPFLLSATDVDSDDSSITYLLQDPPPEFGTLILRRPSIPPNPENWQYLNNVYEKRASSWTQRDITDGFLYYRHLGEHRTISVMDRIYFTLTDNHDPPNESEIMDVAVKVLPVDDIPPELHSGCSLSLMVDEHKTTVLTKASLQYVDVDSKNKNLVYYIQPLRNVDVNDRMSPGNIVLTESPEIVVATFSQAQINHHKISYKPPAQELGIVPRIIQFEFEVQDEAGNILPGQTFTIFLTPVDNQPPEVLNSGIRGVQERSEVVITTRVLDVMDPDTDVDNIIFRVSQVPLHGSLMYDALEMAPGNEFTRRDIIDMLIKYVNSGKGEMDNDSFKIDVTDGVHTIPVTVFIDIEPIDDEPPRLLELLPGSFGAMVRVKEGQDAPITTKVLKATDPDSEFIRLTYIIHEAPKYGRILLSGVATSSFTQMAIEKSEVLYRHEGGDIGKSAITDNFTLILSDMSDEYTYGGNRIDQVMVNVTIEPIDNIAPEVFVDLPITVNESSRAPITVDHIKISDADTDDEKVSCTITRQPSSGYVENISPAPGHESSRKGIPVTSFNLEDILEENINYVQSVYTRVEPREDNFAFHCTDGINRSPDVTVFVQIEPYNDEVPELFMKELVVMEGMDLIIDSPVLVATDSDEPKDKLTLKISREPHHGHVMQQSSAGMQPISEFTIDDLNIESKIVYSHDNSETLQDDFEIELSDGNPGHVVRKEVKVKVLPEDDEAPRLTLNTGLEVDPREAVLITDVELMAEDLDSNDKNITFVIRKAPRFGHLERLSHSTLTPLQNLSFGMNFTQREIDDGVIQYRHTGIAGVRDMIKFDLTDGKNVNMDRTFYIEVEGKDNIHPDVVNKGVELPEGGRVVLTTDALSTSDLNSEDEYLNFTITRAPSRGHLEVSDTPGFPITSFTQLQLAGNKVSYVHHSLDEVKMDSFEFVVTDGHNAVYRTFRISISDVDNKLPVLFVGELRVREGGSKLITPFELKLEDRDTQSQSLKFTLTRVPLHGKVLHNNTRTTRHFTQSDLEANLITYHHDGSETLQDDLHFVVTDGTHAEFYVYPNTERTTRNQQRLAIAIEPVDNGVPKLSVNKGATHLYPIEDGKGSGLGFVFSARVLHVKDRDSLPEALTYRVEEPPRYGRLVAEGSRNASVEFFTQQSKTSSLRHVSRIYDRSQE; encoded by the exons ATGATTGTGACGGCGACGTTGATGAGTGCCTGGGCGGGCCGGGCGAGTGCCCAGGGTAGTTACTCGTACGCGGAGGATTACAGTGGTGATTACGGTGATTACGAAAGCCGGGATAGCTACTCCTATGAGGATTATGGCGAGTATGGTGATGAGTATGGTGACAACGCCCTCTGGGACGACGACAGGACTTCCCATTATGGGGCGAATCTGTACGGTACAAGAACGACACAGTACGACACGAAAACGACTTTGGTCAGCTCAGGGCACTCGCCTTTTCATTCTACGTCATCACTGTACCCGGAAAGTACGCTGGCACCATCGACACCGTCCTCCACGTATTACAAGACCTCCTACTCGACCTTGTCCTACTCGGAGACGGGAGTGACGCCTTACCCTCGCGCCCGCGTGCCCGTGCAATCCTCAGGATACGACTCCCAACGCCCAGTGTACGACCCATCGCCAGAAAACGCACCCAGCAGCCCTCTCCTTCCGGCGCTCACGGACGAATTCGGCGACTCTCAGCCAAGCTTTGGCGCCGTCGGAGTGCC GGGCGACGCCGATCTTTTCGAAAGGACGGATGACGATTACTACTACGAAGGTCGGTTTTCCGTCGGGACGGCCAAGTCTGCCTACAACGAGCAGGATCTCCTGGAGGAGAAGGACATCATCCTCGTGAACAGGCGACTCGATGTTCCCTTCGGGCGAGTCAAGTACCTGAATTCCGAGACTGACCTCAAAATCAAGGTCGGAGAAGGTCATCGGTGCCGGGTGACGGTGATTGAAAACGAGCCCATCACGCAACGACCCGGCATGCTGACTCCATCTAACTTCAGCTGCGATTTCAGTCTCCACGAAGTTCACTACACACACCTGGGCGGGCGCTATCCTTCCTCGGATACCATCAAACTCCTTCTCCGTTATGACACTCGGCAGGACACCTTCATAATTCCCTTCACCATGAATGTAAAGGTCCTGTACGATATGCAGCTGGAGGTGGTGACGCTCAACATGCCCCTGAATGTAGATCAGCTGTTCGGGACGAGCAACGACATCGACAGAAGCAACACCATGTTTGCCTACGACGAGATCCGCCACGAGTGCAAGATCACGCTGCTCCACAGGCACTCTGACCTCCCCAGGTATGGTGTCGTCATTACCGACGAAGGTGACACTCCCTCAGGCTACATGGTACCGTGTCAACAGTTCCTGGAGTCTGGTGTCAGGTACCGACACACGGTGGTGCCCTCGACGAGGCTGGACTACATTCCCGCCGTGGCTGAACTCTACGACATCGCCTCCATGACTCTCCACAAGCAAGAGTACTTCCAGTTTCCAGTCCGGCTCCGCGCTGGGACCGCCAACACGGCGCCGTCTGTTTCTTACGAGTCTCTTCTCCTGATGGATGTTAACCAGTTTGTGATGACCGCTCTTACGCCCTCAATTGTTACTATTCTTGATGAAGAAACCGCTTTAGAGAGACTTATTTTCAACGTGACGAAACCACTGGGCTACGGCGAGGGCATGCTCGTGAGTACCGACGATCAGAACTTAGCCGTGTCTTCCTTCTATCAACAGGACATCCGGGACCTGAAGATTGCGTACAAACCGCCGGCCGAGGACTCGAATGCAAAGAGGACTTTCGAGGTGGAGTTTGAGGTTCTGGACGACGAAGGACTGGCCTCACAACCCTTCAGGATGATGATCATTGTGAACCCCAAGAAGACCAGGGCGCCGCTCACCATGAAGAACGCAGGACTCGAGCTCTTTGAAGGCCAGTCTCGACGTTTAAGCTCGGCAGAGAACCTGGAGATCGCTGACGAAGATAACCTCGAAGACGTGTCCCTGAGCGTCATCGGCGGGCTGAAACACGGGCGACTGCTCCTGATGGGGGCGCCGACGAAGATCTTCTCTCCGGCCGACCTAGACACGGGCGCGGTAGTGTACGAACACGACGACAGCGAGACATACACGGATAACCTTCTCTTGAGGATGAGTGATAAGGACCACGAAGTTGAGTTCCTCTTCCCCATCACAATTTTCCCCGAGGATGACCAGCCCCCCATTGCCCATGTCAACACCGGTTTCCAAGTCAAGAAAGGAGAGTTGAAGGAAATCACACCTTTCCTCCTCAGCGCCACAGACGTCGACAGTGACGACTCTAGCATCACTTACCTCCTGCAGGATCCCCCCCCTGAATTCGGGACTCTGATCCTGCGTCGGCCGAGCATCCCGCCCAACCCTGAGAACTGGCAGTACCTCAACAACGTGTACGAGAAACGGGCTTCATCTTGGACGCAAAGAGACATAACTGATGGTTTTCTCTACTACCGCCATCTTGGTGAACATCGCACGATTTCTGTGATGGATAGAATCTATTTCACTCTTACTGATAACCACGACCCCCCCAACGAGTCGGAGATAATGGACGTGGCTGTCAAGGTCTTGCCAGTTGACGACATCCCGCCTGAGCTGCACAGTGGTTGCTCTCTGTCCTTGATGGTCGATGAGCACAAGACGACCGTCCTCACAAAAGCGAGTCTTCAGTACGTCGACGTTGATTCCAAGAATAAGAATCTCGTGTATTATATCCAGCCTTTGCGTAATGTAGACGTTAATGACCGCATGTCACCTGGAAACATCGTCTTAACAGAGTCGCCAGAAATTGTCGTGGCGACTTTTTCGCAAGCACAGATCAATCACCACAAGATTTCGTACAAGCCCCCTGCGCAGGAACTTGGTATAGTTCCTAGAATTATTCAGTTTGAGTTCGAGGTTCAGGACGAGGCTGGAAACATACTTCCTGGACAGACTTTCACCATCTTCCTCACACCCGTGGACAACCAGCCACCCGAGGTTCTTAACAGCGGAATTCGGGGCGTGCAGGAGCGCAGCGAAGTGGTCATTACGACTCGAGTCCTCGACGTGATGGATCCGGACACAGACGTCGACAACATAATCTTCCGGGTGAGCCAAGTCCCCCTCCACGGCAGCCTCATGTACGACGCACTCGAAATGGCACCGGGGAATGAGTTCACGCGACGAGACATCATTGACATGTTGATTAAGTATGTCAACAGTGGCAAAGGCGAGATGGACAACGACAGTTTCAAAATCGACGTTACGGATGGCGTCCACACGATACCAGTGACGGTCTTCATCGACATCGAGCCGATCGACGACGAGCCGCCGCGTCTCTTGGAGCTTTTACCCGGAAGCTTCGGGGCGAtggtgagggtgaaggagggtcAAGACGCGCCCATCACCACGAAGGTCCTCAAAGCCACGGATCCAGACTCGGAATTCATTCGTTTGACTTACATTATCCACGAAGCACCAAAGTATGGGAGGATCTTGCTCAGTGGCGTGGCCACGTCCAGCTTCACTCAAATGGCGATAGAAAAGAGCGAGGTCTTGTATCGCCACGAAGGAGGCGACATCGGAAAGTCGGCCATCACGGATAATTTTACGCTCATTCTTTCTGACATGTCCGACGAGTACACTTACGGCGGGAACCGCATCGATCAGGTGATGGTCAACGTGACGATTGAACCGATTGATAATATCGCCCCCGAAGTGTTTGTCGATCTCCCTATCACCGTGAACGAGTCCTCCCGGGCGCCGATAACAGTCGATCACATCAAGATCAGCGACGCCGACACCGACGACGAGAAGGTGAGCTGCACCATCACCCGCCAGCCGTCCAGTGGCTACGTGGAGAACATCTCGCCAGCGCCCGGGCACGAAAGCTCAAGGAAGGGAATCCCTGTCACTTCGTTCAACCTGGAAGACATTTTAGAGGAGAATATCAATTACGTTCAGAGCGTCTATACCAGAGTGGAGCCTCGCGAAGATAACTTTGCCTTCCACTGCACGGACGGAATCAATAGATCTCCCGACGTGACTGTGTTCGTTCAGATCGAGCCTTACAACGACGAGGTGCCCGAACTCTTCATGAAGGAGCTTGTCGTCATGGAGGGCATGGACTTGATAATCGATTCTCCCGTTCTGGTGGCCACCGACAGCGATGAACCGAAGGATAAGCTGACCTTGAAGATTTCCCGGGAACCCCATCATGGCCACGTCATGCAGCAAAGCTCGGCGGGAATGCAGCCGATCAGCGAGTTCACCATCGACGATCTAAACATCGAGTCGAAGATCGTATATTCCCACGACAACAGCGAGACACTGCAGGACGATTTTGAGATCGAACTCTCCGACGGAAACCCAGGTCACGTCGTGAGAAAAGAGGTGAAAGTGAAGGTCTTGCCTGAGGACGATGAGGCCCCGAGACTCACCCTCAACACCGGGTTGGAGGTCGACCCTCGAGAGGCGGTCTTGATCACGGACGTGGAACTCATGGCGGAGGATTTAGACTCAAACGACAAGAACATCACCTTCGTCATCAGGAAGGCTCCGAGGTTCGGGCACCTGGAGCGCCTGAGCCACAGCACGCTCACGCCCCTGCAGAACCTGTCCTTCGGGATGAACTTCACGCAGCGAGAAATCGACGACGGCGTCATCCAGTACCGACACACGGGCATCGCCGGCGTGAGAGACATGATCAAATTCGACCTGACGGACGGCAAAAACGTGAACATGGACAGGACCTTCTACATCGAGGTGGAGGGCAAGGACAACATCCATCCCGACGTCGTGAACAAGGGCGTGGAGCTTCCTGAAGGAGGGAGAGTCGTGCTGACTACCGACGCCCTCAGCACAAGCGACCTTAACAGCGAAGACGAATATCTAAACTTCACGATCACGAGAGCTCCATCGCGCGGCCATCTCGAAGTGTCAGACACGCCAGGCTTCCCGATCACAAGCTTCACGCAGCTTCAGCTCGCTGGGAACAAAGTTTCCTACGTGCACCACTCCCTGGACGAAGTTAAGATGGATTCCTTTGAGTTCGTTGTCACCGACGGCCACAACGCCGTCTACAGGACCTTCCGCATTTCGATTAGCGACGTGGACAACAAGCTCCCCGTCCTCTTCGTGGGCGAGCTCAGGGTTCGAGAGGGTGGGTCGAAGCTCATCACGCCGTTTGAACTCAAGCTCGAAGACCGCGACACCCAGTCTCAGTCGCTGAAGTTCACCCTCACCCGAGTGCCACTCCACGGCAAGGTCTTGCACAACAACACGAGGACGACAAGGCACTTCACGCAGTCGGATCTCGAGGCCAACCTTATCACGTACCACCACGACGGATCCGAAACGCTGCAGGACGACCTCCACTTCGTCGTTACGGACGGGACGCACGCCGAGTTCTACGTGTATCCGAACACCGAGCGCACCACACGAAACCAACAGCGCCTCGCCATTGCAATAGAACCTGTTGACAACGGCGTTCCGAAGCTCTCCGTAAATAAAGGGGCGACTCACCTGTATCCCATCGAGGACGGCAAAGGATCTGGTCTAGGATTTGTGTTTTCGGCGCGCGTCCTTCACGTAAAGGACCGAGATTCGCTCCCAGAGGCGCTCACGTATCGCGTCGAGGAGCCTCCGCGGTATGGGCGCCTCGTCGCCGAAGGCAGCCGCAACGCCTCCGTAGAGTTCTTCACGCAAC